In Oryza sativa Japonica Group chromosome 1, ASM3414082v1, the genomic stretch GTAACAGTAAAATAAAATGTTATACTCCGAGAATGGctctccgctggagtttgagaaAGTATTGCATCCCCGAGAATGGCCAAAATGGATAACCAATGGTAATAGTAAAAGGTTATActccgagaatggccctccgttGGAGTTTGCCAAAGTATTGCATCTGTTGATGTTGTTAGAGTTTGAGAAAGTATTGTACCAGTTGGTGTTGTCGTTCCCATTCACCTCCTTGTCTCCGGTGTTCTCCGTGGACATGTTGGTGAAGGCGCAGATGAACAGGAGCAGTCGCATGTTGGTGAAGGTGCAGATGAATAGGAGCAGTCGCGCGTAGTGCTCCCAAAAACTTGAGCGCCCGCCTACCCGTGCAAGAACGTAAGCGGACGCAGTTCCGGAGGTATGCGAAGGTAGCACAGGAACAGAAGAACATCCGGAAAGAAAGTGCGAGAGTTGGAGGAAGAACAGAAGTGCAAGCTCCCTCTGTTCGTCCCGTTAGCGAAAGATTTGTAGCGCATGCGAGAGTTCATTCAGAGAATTCAATCAACGCGATTAACTTGAGCCGTTAGCGAAGGATTTGTAGCGCATGCGAGAGTTACATTCAGAGAATTCAATCCACGCGATTAACCCGAGTTAAAGCGATTAATCACCAATCCGTTACGTGAGTTAATACGCGCGATTAATCACCGATCCACGACTTAATACACCGGATTTAATCACCGTCCGTtacaaaacgagagagagagagcagccgCCTTGCCCAGCCCGCTCGGCGCGCGTGCGTGTGGCTGACTGCCCACCATCTCAACCGGTCACACAGAGACTCTCTGCTAGCTTCATTTTTAAGTTGAGGCCTCTACGCTTAGTTTTCCAATGTGGTATTAATACCCATAGCACTAAATGTAGGCAATGGaatttattaggatttaattgggCCTAGCCTATTAATCTAACAGTTATGGCATATCAATCTCTCGTCTAGATTCACTTATGTACATATGAATTTTAACACATCAAATACACATAAATCCGCATGAACCTATCCAAGACCCAAAACTTCTTATAagtaaaacagaggaagtaaaaATTAAGGCATGCTAAAAACGGATGAAGCCTCGATTGATAGCGATcagtatacatatattctaCAATTTCCTTCATTTCAAATTATAAGACATTTCAGATTTTGAATAGATTCATGCGCGGATCAATATATGTGCtccatatatatgtaaattcatatgtatgttaatgaATGTAGACAAGGATTAAGAGGCTAAaacgttttataatatgaaattgaGGCTGCATTTTTATTTGTTCTAGTCCCATAttttggttttgtggtttaagtaaaaaaaattatacttaatcatcaaattttaattttaaaaatttatatagtgTAACATTGTAAGATTTAGGtttttggattaaaaaaaaacttctatacTAGCAGTAATTGCTAGCATAGGATTTTTTTGACACAAGTAGTAATACTGCCATTTTTAAGTGTAactgtgccttttttttttccaaagtttgaccgtctatcttatttaaaattttttatgtttagtattttttactattattagatgataaaatatgaataaaactttatacgtgacttattattttttatttttataatttttagataaGAGGAACAATCAAACATTATATATAGAAACCCACacacttaaaataggacggagAAAGCCGTACTAATTCACTACATCGGCGGTTTGTTTAGCAATTTGAGGAAAGGGGATTgagagtttacacgagggaggaattccctcccaattccACCCTTACCTCAATTTCCCATCCCAATTCCACCCTTACCTCAATTTCCCATCCCCATCCCTGTTCCACCAAAATTCTGATGTCTCCAAACCAAATAAAACAATTAATATCTCACCCCTCACCCAATCCctcctaaggctgtgttcgctagAGCCTATTCCCAACCAGAACAGTGCACACAGAAAACGGAACGGTCtattaacgcgtgattaattaagtattagctattttttttttcaaaaatagattaatataattttttaagcaactttcatatggAAACATTTTGAAAAAACGCACTATTTAactgtttgaaaagcgtgcgcgcagaaAACGAGGAAGATGAGTATTCCCtctggtttcattttaattgacgttttggacaatgacacggtctacaagatacatttttgaccttatttttctattataatatatataataaataaatgcatgtttacttttattatagtattttaaaagacaaatctatatatgttgttctagttcctttaaactaaatatttttaaaagttattgatagtctaagttataaaagtttgacctcaaccttattCAAAACGTTAATTaatatgaaaccggagggagtaggtaaCTAGGCTGGCTGTGTCCCTAGCACGCAAAACAAGCAGTGTTTAGCGCATGCTTAATCAAGTACTCTAGctaaaacaaattttaaaaataaattaatgtgaTTTTTTAGAGTAATATTCCTataaaaaaacttttgtaaaaaatacatcatttattagtttaaaaaatatacgCGTGAAAAACGAGAAAGGTGAGTTGAGAAAGTGAAGATAATAAGAACTCAGTCTAAAACTCCCTCAAAACTAACTGGCCGCGGCtgtaaagaaaaaagaaaggaaaaattaCTACACCTAGTCCGACCCCGACCGCGTCTCGTCGGTTCCCCGCCACAAGCCCACAAATATTatgcgagagagagagcaccCGTTACCGCCTCCCTCACCTCACGCTGACgatcgccaccgcctcccccgcAAAACCGTCGCGCCGACTcactctcgccgccgccgccgccgccgccgcgagatcCGATCGCCATGACGATCTCCTAGTCCCTCGcctcccgcctcggccccggcGGCCCCACGAGGTGGAGCCCCTACGCCCGGGCCCCCGATCCCGGCCACGGGGCGGGGAGGAGCTCCGTTCCTCCCGGTGGTGGTGGTAACtcccgccctcccctccgcgtcGCCCCCGCCACGGCGAGGCTCCTCGGCCACCCCGCGCGGAAGggggccgcggcgccgcccggaTCGAGGtgccgcgcggaggcggaggcggaggccacAGCCGCCTCCGATGCTGCCTGCCCTAACCCGCCGCGGCGTGGGTGCGAAGAGACGAACCCGAACCCGAACCCTAAGAGAAACCCTAAGCCggcggagagaggggaggagccgCCCGTCCGCGCCGTCGGCTGCGGCGGATTCGCCTTCCTCTGCGCCCTCGCTGGCCACACCGAGGTGATTATTGTCTCCCCCCACTCAACTATTTTCTGCGATGAATTTGCGTCGATTCTATAACCTAATCATATGATGAGTGAGGATTTTGCTATATTCTATATAACCTAATCATCTGACGAGTGAGGAATTTGGTCGATTCTATAACCTAATCATCTGATGAGTGAGGAATTTGCTCGATTCTATAACCTAATCATCTGATGAGTGAGGAATTTGCTCGATTCTATAACCTAATCATCTGATTGAGAGGAATTTGCGTCGATTCTATAACCTAATCTTCTGATGAGTAATTGTCCAACGCTGCAGGCTATCAGTGGGATCTCTCTGCCTGTGGGTTCCGACAAGCTTTACTCCGGCAGCGCTGACGGCTCCGTCCGCGTCTGGGACTGCAACTCTGGCAAGGTAGCTGGGCTCTCCGCTCTCGGCACTCCCTTCAGGCTCTTTACGCACGATTCAAGTTGAGTAAATTCAAGTTGGGGGTTGCATCTGCGTCGATTCCTCCGTTGATTGTGGCGGTCTTTGAAGTGCTTCCATGAGATCAATTGGGGAGTACTATCTGATTGCTTCCTGTGGTCAGACATATTGGTACCAAATCAGTTTTTTCTTTGCAAGATTGGGGTTATCGGCATGCCGGACCGAATTGTTACGGGAATCTTTTCGCCTGCTTGTGTACTGTTGATCAGTATATCAGGGTCAGTTTGCGAGCAAGGCAATGAGGCTGGTTTGGCTGATAAGCAAGGGGCTCTCTGGAATTACATTACAGTTCTCTCTGGCTGATGGTCCATACATggttttgtcaaaaaaaaagtagtgaaaaaaagaaagagaaagtaaaaaaaaaagaaaaaaaaagatgtgagATGATTGATGATTATATTTTCTTGGAAAGAGAAGACTGAACAAGGAGGAAAAGATAGGTGTCTGGCtgataaaaaaattctaatatttATTACATTGCATTGTTTTCTTAATGTTTCTGTCATAGTGCGTTGATGCCATCAAGATGGGAGGCAAGATTGGTTGCATGATTACCCATGGCCCATGGATATTTGTTGGAATCACGAAGTCCGTGGAGGTAATATTTTAAtttcgttgatttttttttgtgggagTAGTCCATTTTGTGTTACATATTGCGATGTTACTATTGTGCATTGAACTGTTGATATTGATCCCTACAATGAATTGTAGGCATGGAACACACAAACAGGGATGAAGTCCAGTCTCCGTGAACCTTCTGGTCTGGTTTGTTCCATGACTATCAAGGATGAGATGTTGTTTGCTGGTACCGGAGATGGTCGCATCATGGCTTGGAAAATTCCTGACAAGAAGGGTGACTCTGGACCAGTGGCAATCCTCAGTGGCCATGAGCGCCAAGTGATTTCGCTCGGTGTCTCAGTAACAAGGCTTTACTCTGGCTCACTTGACAAGACCATCAAAGTATGGTAATGCTGCAAAACTTGTGCAAACTTGTGCTTCTGTGTTGGCTACTAAGGAGTATTATGTTAGTACTAGTATTTGACCATAAAACTCTATTCATCAGGTATGGGACCTTAAAACTCTGCAGTGTGTCCAAACACTCTCTGAGCACAAAGCTGCTGTAACATCTGTGCTTTGTTGGGATGAAAAACTATTATCTTGCTCTCTGGACAAGACTGTAAAGATCTGGGCTGCTTCAAAGTCTGGAGACCTTCAAGTGATATATACCCATTCTGAGGAGCATGTAAGTTCTACTCTGGCCTGCATCCTCTGTAGCAATGGTTGCACAAGTTTTATAGCATTGAAATTTCAGGCACAAATTTATTTAGCTACTTAACCAGTTAAAATAGTCAATAAGATGACATTTTTGTGTATCTAAACTGCATATTAGGTTGacatgttttttgaccggagggagtactattgtGCGTATTTTCTTGTGTTGAACATTACTATTCTCCAACACTCAAATAGTTTCTGGCTGCTAAATCACTTAGGGCATTTTTATTTCAGATGATGTAGTAACTAAATTAAACTTAGTTTAAGAGTTAAGTCACATTACTTTCTGTTTTTAAACTGCATTTCAATGCTAATGCAGTTATACTATGTTGAATGGGAGCACTACGTAGCTTTTgcacaattaaaaaaaagacactATGTTGAAACCTTCTTTTTTTGGGGTGGTCGTGCCTAGCACCAAATATGGTATATAAACTGCACTGTTTACTATCTACTTTACTTTTCTatcttttatttatataaagtttttctTGGCGTGTTCTATGCATTGAGCAGCTCCTTCCTGTTGTCGAATGGCAGCAAAATCCCTTCATAAGCACAATTAGTTCTCTTAATTGACTTGGAAGATCTTTGCTCAAGAGTAGTTTTGTTGCCGCAATTGGTCTTGTGTTATTTATGTCTATTAATGAGTCCATCTTCATTCAGTCAAGCAAGGGTACCTTCAATATGTAGGATTTCAGTGTTCTAGACTTATTCTGTACTGTATgtaggggtggaaacgagccgagccggctcGGCTTGCAGTGGCTCGCAAAAAActaggcttggcttggctcggcttggTTAGGGAAACAAGCTAAAACttaagctcggctcggctcgtttcctggctcgagccagctcgagctggcttgcAAGCCTTCCTGTTGAAACAcctcttcatatatattttgtaattattaaaaaaagtaaaaacaaatcatcaacatgtaaaatttaaataagtttttatATTCAATTCTTCAAAATCTTGATGATAAATTTCAAGTTGACAAATAATAACACTATATAAAGTAAAATAATCAATATAAACACACGATGGCCTAGGCTCGCGAGCTAAAACAAGCGGCTcgcgagctagctcggctcAGCTCATTTCAGCAACGAGCTAAAAAGGAGGCTTGGGCTTGGCTTGTTTGGCTTACGAGCTGAGCCAAGCCAACCAagctcgagccaagcccgagctgAGCTCACGAGCCCGAGCTTTTTTTCCACCCCTAACTGTATGGGTGGTTCAGTGTTCTTGGTTAGCTGGTAGTGAAGAGTGAACTTATAATGATCAGCATATTTCATTGTGGCATCAAGACCAAGGAGAGACCCTCTACCCGTTTTCTATTTAATCCTTGTAATTAATCTCCATATTAATCGGCTTGGAGAAACGAAACGACGTTACTGCCGCTGCATGATTGCACAGGCAAGGAATGTTCCATGCTGCATGCAGCTCGAAAATCGCATGGCCTACTCGATCTCCGTGATAACTAGTTAATCCATCCAACATGCACATGCTACCAGCGTTAATATGCTGATCAAATCGGAATATCTCCACTTTCGTTATGCGCTGAtcattatggaatggagggagtaataatttgGTTGGCTGGTAGTGAAGAGTGAACTTAAAGTAATAAGGACTAAACATCCGCTTGGGAAACTTTAGAAGGCTGCTCAGTTCATCTGGTTCCCTTGAAAGAGTATCAATAAGGGAGTATGATGTAATTGAGGAAGCTATTGATGGAAGTGTCTCAGGCTCTCAGCAACAATTGAATGATTTGTACAATCTGCATCAAAGCATGAACAAATGGGGTCGTGAATTGTCAATTCTTAGTTCTGGATATTCTTCTTGCTTTTCTGCCCAGTATTGCTACCAACCCTCTATATCCAAGTATTCTTTAATCCTTTTCAAGATACTGCTCTAGAATCTGTTGATCGCTTTGGGTGTTTTTGTTGTGGTGCTTGTTGTGGAGAAACATTCTGTATTTATTGTGGTGCATGGTTATGGAAACCATGTAAGTTCAATGCTAGTGTCCAGTTTGCAAGTTCAGTTTTCTTTGGATGAGAATGCTCTGCTTCTGAACCTTACTCCTTTCAACAGTCTTCAGTTGTTCCCCTGTTGCTAAACATGCACTTCTGTTGCAGGGAGTACGCACGCTCTTTGGCATGCACCGTGTTGGAAAGACGCCAGTTCTGTTCTGCTCCCTCCACAACAGCAACTGCATACGTCTGTTCGACCTGCCATCGTAAGTGCATAAAAAATCTGTAGGCCATCGAAGAACGTACTGCTCCCTTACTGGAAGTCTCAAAAATGGTTTGGTCTTGGTCTTTCAGGTTCGACGAGATGGGCAAGCTTTTCTCCAAGAAGGAAGTGAGGACCATCGAGCTCGCAGCCGGCGGCCTCCTcttcaccggcgacggcgccggcgagctgaAGGTGTGGAGGTGGGCGCCCGAGGAGGAGCCTGCAACCCCGGCGCTCGTGAAATCATCAATGTAGAAGCACTGTAGCGTCGTTGAGTAAAGATAGCAGCTCCTGCGAATTGTCGTGAGCTCCATCTCAGAATCCATGTAGTAATAACTTATGACAATGCTGATGTAAATATATTTGCCCAATCCTGAGGCCTGATTAGCAATATTATGTTCCATTCTCCCATGCACTGTCTCCATTAATTGATGCTTGAGTTGCGTGCCATACCAAGCCTCTACTTCGAATGTCCACAAATACTCTGAATGTACGACGACGACCATTCATTTTactttagaaaaatatatataaatatgatttttttaaggtataaatattatttattttattgtgccTGGTGGTTTTATCATAAAAAACTATAATATTAACTTACACCTTCAcatatttatagttttatactaaatttttaaataagataaattatTAAACGTTATATGATAAATCACGGTATCATATATTCATTACAGGggagtatatataaatatgattattttaaggtataaatattatttattttattgtgactggttttatcataaaaaaatatagtattaaCTTACACCTTCACATATTTACAATATTTACAgttttatactaaatttttaaataagataaattatTAAACGTTGTATGATAAATCATGGTATCATATATTCATTACGGAGGTAatccatccgtttcaggttataagacgttttgactttggttaaagtcaaactactctgaGCTTGACTAAttatgtagaaaaaaatagtaatatttacaacactagCATAGttttattataaatatataattgaataaatttttataatatactataaaaaatgtctgtgcgttgcaacgggtgaagtctattttaatcctattattgttatatggtttagttaagatgaaattcactgtgggagttcgcttggatatatatattttaagaaaatcagttaggagtccgatcgtctcaagttagcatgcacgttttttttaaacatatttcttatatgattccttctgaattatcaaaagtgaacgatagaactgactcaaatatggatatgtattttcaaaagcaaacgaacttaaaaaccgactcatacacggatgacgtaaaaaaatactggcaaaaacatcttcaatttttataattgtAGAGATTTGTCttaggttaaaaatattactacttttttctataaaattaatcaaacctagagtagtttgactttgaccaaagtcaaaaacgtcatataacctgaaatggagggactAGTATGTCATTTTCAACATTTGAAGTTTGtacacaaatataagcatttcttatCCAACTTCATCTTATGATTTTTTGTATTTACTAGCTTATTGCACTTACGTTGCAACCGGGTTTTAATTTAAGAAAATTATTATCATATCTTAATTGTTGTAAACATTTGTTACTTACATGTGAACCTTGTTAGCTCCACAGTTTTTTCCTCCCACAAAAGTAGTTGGTGGGAGTAGTTGACATGTGggtaaggcctggtttagttcccaaaacaaaaacttttcacccatcacatcgaatgtttgaacacatgcatagagtattaaatgtggacgaaaaaaaacaaattacacagTTCGTCAGGAAATTGCGAGACTAATCTTTTAAACGTAAtcgcgccatgatttgacaatgtggtgttatagtaaacatttactaatgacggattaattagtcttaataaattcgtctcgcagtttcttagcggaatctataatttgttttgttattagactacgtttaatactttaaatgtatatccgtatatttgatgtgacaaccaaacctaaaaattttccccaactaaacaaagCCTAAACCTCACAtgtcgttttttttttaaaaaaaagaagatgggAGTTGGCACTAACACTACTCTCTTTTATAAGGAGTATGGATTGCTACATTGCCGATGTATCAAAATAGTTTTACCTCAGTCTTAATCTCTTCTAAAATTGCTATAAATGATTACATTTGAACTACTAGAAATGATTGTGTTTGTAGATGAAGGGATTGCTCTACCGATGCATACAAATCTCTGACTGCTAGAAATGATTATATTAATTTGCTAAAAATGATTGTATTTGTAGATGAAGGGAGTACGCTACCATTATACCAATACATACAAATCTCCACTAAAACTGCTAGAAATGATTATATATTTGTAGATGAAGGAATACTCTACCTATGCACGCAAGAAATGGCATGCTTTGGCAATGTGGACCGTACACTTTGCAGGTGCAGTAGCAGCAACACCAACCGTGTGGAGCTCTCAAAATGGCTAGACAAACTAAAGAGCCTCTAATTAATACAACCAATGTTGTGTAACATCGCTAGCTGCTGCGTTGCTGCCGAACTCCCATTGACCCCAGCCACATATTAATCTGACGCTATGAAACAAACACGCCCACAGATCACACCCACAAAGCGATGTCTTTATCTGTTAATGACGCAAAGGATCGATTAATTGTCGCCGACATGATCCATCTCGTCGCTGTTCTTGTAAACAAATGCAATTAAGTAGCAAGAGTTTGCATGTTTTCTTGCTCTTGCTTGTACGGTCAAAATGTTAGTGGTAGTTTATTGCTTGAAAAAGAAAGAATATTTGGATGTTAACTCGTACAATCAAACGATAGGCTCTAGCCTGGGATTGCGTATAATCATGGTAACTAAGTAATAATCTATGACCACTGGTATCTTTTATCGAGGTCAACTATATACGGGGCTAGCTTATCACGtctggagaaaagaaaaacccaaTGTTGCTTAGCTTTGCTGGAGTAAATCTCTCTATATTTGTGCTCGAAAAGTCAACGAGCAAATGGATGCATGTGGTAAATGCTGAGCAAATAAGCAAAAAGTCTTGGGTCAACTATTATTTTCTTAATTGCACAGCACACACCACTATACACGTAACACCACACTCACACCCCGCGAATGCATCCCCTAACACATACTTTAAGAGACGGAAACCATTAATACATCGTTAATTTCAAAGTCAGCGTTGAAAGCTACTTGCATGTGCGTAATATTTGCGGACATTAAGATTTAAACCCTGGTGTATGGAGTCATATATCCACGACTCCAGCGCCGCCACACCACTTATGCTTCCCCTTGGGGTCAACTATTATGGTTAGCAGCCGACTTGCAAATGATCATTGCCGATTTAGTTACGTAACAGCCATGTAGTTTAATGAGATTCCCAGTAACAtctacaagaatctcgtccatGCTCATCATAGATAGAGATGCATTTTTCAACCCGTGTGAAACAAAGGTCTTTGTTTGGAAGGTGAAAGTTTCAAACATAAAAATGTAGAATTGTTTTTTCTAACATGCACAGTCCTGCTTATAAGAAACATATGCGCTGCTCTCATTAAATATGTGATCCTCACTAAATACGTGGCCACTTATTGGATTTGACAATAAGCCCCGTGCAAAGGTTTGAACACAAAGATAGGATGCAACATGCATGTCATGAGTTTGAAAACAACGGTCATGCAAATTTTTATCGACTATGATTAAAGTTTAACAATAGGATATGTGGCGAAACAATGTGTCTCTATCTATTGGTGTCTGGTTTTATTTTCTcatatctattttttaatatataacaccgttgatttttaattgaccattcatcttatttattttttttgcaaatataaaaatatttgataataaattaagtcacaataaaataaataataattacattttttgaataagacgaatagtcaaatataatgtatttaaaaaatcaacgacgtcaCACATTAAAAAACAGAGTGAATACTTTAAAACTACATactttgtaataatttattagctCTTTAAAGTAAAGGATGGATTTctcattatattttaaaaagtattCTACCGCAATAATGCACCCACAAATTTACCACTATCAAGTGTGTTGTTTCTAAaatgtaatatttttttaatcaccAATCAATTTAGTCTTTGTACTATGAATTAGGGAAAAGGAGACCCGAAGTGCGGGAAAAAGTACATTAACATGTTACAGCGATACGTCTACTATAAGTGGCAGTTGTACATTTTTACAAACAAAGGAACATGCGTTAAGTTGTATTACTAGTTTCATCATCTTCTTTTTTATTGCTTGTAACCCCCATCTCATCCTTCCATCATACAAGATGCGAGGAGGAGCTACACACTTTTGTTTTCAAGTCACAGTAACTACTTATCAACAGTAAGTTCTCGACAACATTatgtttatttcattttttgacTAAAGTTAACCGctgtaactaattaattaattaattaattaattaggcaacaattaattaattaattaatcaatcagtTGAAGATGTCCTGGCCAGGGGAGAGCAGCTTCTTGGGGTCGTACTTGTCCTTCCTCTGCACGAAGCGATCCCATTTGGCGCCAAAATGCCTCACCCAGTCGCCGCGGCTGTCGTAGTGCGCCAGGTACGCCTTGTACCCGATCCCGGCGAGGTCGCAGAACCTCAGTATCCTCCTGTTCTGCGCCTCCAGCGCCGCCACGTCGTTCGCCACCGCCGAGAACAGCAGCGACACCACGTAgaacacctcctcctccccctccggcgTCACCGCCGACATCGCCGCATCCCACCTACACCCACCCACATATTGTACAGTGCATCGTGACGATGATGATCTTCGAGAAAAGTGACAATGTCGGCGATAATGTCAATGTGTTGTGTTTACTTGGATTTGTTGACGGGGTAGATGATGAGAGGTCCGGCGATGTCGGTGGCCGTCTGGAGGATGCCCTTGAAGACGCCGCGGTCGAAGTCGGCGATGCGGGAGCCCGGGACGAACAGGTTGAGCCACGGGTGCGGGACGCGCCATAGCCCGGCCTTCTCGagggcctcctcctcgccgtacACCCGGTCGAGGAACTCCTCGTAGGTGACGTCGCGGGAGAAGGAGAACCCCTCCTCGAAGTGGAGatcgccgagcgccgccgccaccgccgcgtccacgGACGACGGCGTCGCGTTCGCGGCGTAGTTGAGCGTCGCCTCGATGCTGTACACGGCGGTGGCGTTCctcgccgcggcgagcgcgacgacgcgcgcggcgtcggcgtcggagaAGAACCCGCCGGAGCTCTTGAGCGCCACGGCGAGGCCGCGGCCGGCAAGGTACACCGCGCCCTCCACGTAGCTCCATGGCCCGTGCGACCCGTCGGGCCGCGCCGCGACGAGGCGCTCCTGGtcggcggagaaggcggcgaagTCGGCGTACACGAGGCGCACccaccgcgcccgcgccggcgccggctcgacggcgacgcg encodes the following:
- the LOC136354764 gene encoding uncharacterized protein produces the protein MALRWKFEKVLYQLVLSFPFTSLSPVFSVDMLVKAQMNRSSRMLVKSLASRLGPGGPTRWSPYARAPDPGHGAGRSSVPPGGGGNSRPPLRVAPATARLLGHPARKGAAAPPGSRCRAEAEAEATAASDAACPNPPRRGCEETNPNPNPKRNPKPAERGEEPPVRAVGCGGFAFLCALAGHTEAISGISLPVGSDKLYSGSADGSVRVWDCNSGKVAGLSALGTPFRLFTHDSS
- the LOC4325667 gene encoding zinc finger CCCH domain-containing protein 17-like, whose product is MGGKIGCMITHGPWIFVGITKSVEAWNTQTGMKSSLREPSGLVCSMTIKDEMLFAGTGDGRIMAWKIPDKKGDSGPVAILSGHERQVISLGVSVTRLYSGSLDKTIKVWDLKTLQCVQTLSEHKAAVTSVLCWDEKLLSCSLDKTVKIWAASKSGDLQVIYTHSEEHGVRTLFGMHRVGKTPVLFCSLHNSNCIRLFDLPSFDEMGKLFSKKEVRTIELAAGGLLFTGDGAGELKVWRWAPEEEPATPALVKSSM
- the LOC4325668 gene encoding cytokinin dehydrogenase 1 precursor, whose product is MAAIYLLIAALIASSHALAAHGAGGGVPLAAAAPLPFPGDLAASGKLRTDPNATVPASMDFGNITAALPAAVLFPGSPGDVAELLRAAYAAPGRPFTVSFRGRGHSTMGQALAAGGVVVHMQSMGGGGAPRINVSADGAYVDAGGEQLWVDVLRAALARGVAPRSWTDYLHLTVGGTLSNAGVSGQTYRHGPQISNVLELDVITGHGETVTCSKAVNSDLFDAVLGGLGQFGVITRARVAVEPAPARARWVRLVYADFAAFSADQERLVAARPDGSHGPWSYVEGAVYLAGRGLAVALKSSGGFFSDADAARVVALAAARNATAVYSIEATLNYAANATPSSVDAAVAAALGDLHFEEGFSFSRDVTYEEFLDRVYGEEEALEKAGLWRVPHPWLNLFVPGSRIADFDRGVFKGILQTATDIAGPLIIYPVNKSKWDAAMSAVTPEGEEEVFYVVSLLFSAVANDVAALEAQNRRILRFCDLAGIGYKAYLAHYDSRGDWVRHFGAKWDRFVQRKDKYDPKKLLSPGQDIFN